A window of the Microtus pennsylvanicus isolate mMicPen1 chromosome 4, mMicPen1.hap1, whole genome shotgun sequence genome harbors these coding sequences:
- the LOC142849045 gene encoding serpin B9-like: MNTLSEANGTFAIHLLKILCQNNPSKNVCYSPVSVSSALAMVLLGAKGDTAVQISQTLGLNTDEDIHQNFQWLLHILNKPNRKYLLKMTNRLFAENTCEFLPTFKESCLQFYHSELEQLSFAKDPEESRKHINKWVSKQTEGKILELLSRDSLNSETRLVLVNALYFKGRWRRQFNLISTREMRFKINQREEETVQMMCQKDTFNHAYVDEVQAQVLEMPYQGKELSLVILLPDDGVDLSKVENSLTFEKLTAWTNPGIMKSTKVFVSLPKFKLQDDYDMKSVFQHLGMVDVFQGGKADLSGMSPETDLCVSKFVHKSVVEVIGDGMAAPTSFNVIRPVLRPEDIAPVFCADHPFLFFIRHKKTNSLLFCGRFAYPVRPEKAAVSLQALSRVGQAAQLNQRDFQAAKAALRGHEGAK, encoded by the exons ATGAACACTCTGTCTGAAGCAAACGGCACCTTTGCCATCCACCTTTTAAAGATCCTTTGTCAGAACAACCCTTCGAAAAATGTATGTTACTCTCCTGTGAGCGTCTCCTCTGCTCTAGCTATGGTCCTCTTGGGGGCAAAGGGTGACACTGCAGTCCAGATATCTCAG ACACTTGGTTTAAACACAGACGAAGACATTCATCAGAACTTCCAGTGGCTTCTCCATATCCTGAACAAGCCCAACAGAAAGTACTTACTTAAAATGACCAACAGGCTCTTTGCAGAGAATACTTGTGAATTCCTCCCA ACCTTTAAGGAGTCCTGTCTTCAGTTCTATCACTCGGAGCTGGAGCAGCTGTCCTTTGCCAAAGATCCAGAGGAGTCCAGGAAGCACATAAACAAGTGGGTCTCCAAACAGACTGAAG GGAAAATTCTGGAGTTGCTGTCAAGAGACTCACTTAATTCAGAAACCAGGCTTGTTCTTGTCAATGCCTTATACTTCAAAGGGAGGTGGCGGCGACAGTTTAACCTGATTTCCACAAGGGAAATGCGCTTTAAAATAAACCAG agggaggaagaaacagtGCAGATGATGTGTCAGAAAGACACATTTAACCACGCCTACGTGGATGAGGTACAGGCACAGGTTCTGGAGATGCCCTATCAAGGCAAGGAGCTGAGCTTGGTGATTCTGCTCCCGGATGATGGTGTGGACCTCAGCAAG GTGGAAAACAGCCTCACTTTTGAGAAGTTAACAGCCTGGACCAATCCAGGCATTATGAAGAGCACTAAAGTTTTTGTTTCCCTTCCAAAATTTAAGCTGCAAGATGATTATGACATGAAGTCTGTGTTTCAGCACTTGGGAATGGTGGATGTCTTCCAAGGCGGCAAGGCTGACTTATCAGGAATGTCTCCAGAGACAGACCTGTGTGTGTCCAAGTTTGTTCACAAGAGTGTTGTGGAGGTCATTGGAGACGGCATGGCCGCACCAACCTCCTTCAATGTAATTAGACCAGTGTTGCGTCCGGAAGACATTGCCCCAGTTTTCTGTGCGGACCATCCCTTCTTGTTCTTCATCAGGCACAAGAAAACCAATAGCCTCTTGTTCTGTGGCAGGTTCGCATATCCTGTT aggccagagaaagcaGCTGTTAGTCTCCAGGCCCTCAGCAGAGTTGGCCAGGCTGCTCAGCTAAACCAGCGGGACTTTCAGGCTGCAAAAGCTGCATTGAGAGGCCACGAAGGTGCTAAGTGA